The Brachyhypopomus gauderio isolate BG-103 chromosome 12, BGAUD_0.2, whole genome shotgun sequence genome window below encodes:
- the cyp2r1 gene encoding vitamin D 25-hydroxylase → MFSLDLGGISTVILNGYDLIKECLYHQSEVFADRPSLPLFQKMTKMGGLLNCKYGRAWIEHRKLAVNCFRCFGSGETMFQKISEECMFFVDAIDMHKGKPFNPKHLVTNAVSNVTNLIIFGQRFTYDDHDFQHMIEIFSENVELAASAWAFLYNAFPWIEYLPFGKHQRLFRNAKKVYDFLLQIIERFSQGRVQQAPRHYIDAYLDEMEQSASDKATSFSRENLIFSVGELIIAGTETTTNALRWAILYLGLYPNIQEKVHKEIDAVLNGRPPTLQDKQRMPYVDAVLHEVLRLCNVVPLGIFRATSQDTVVRGYTIPRDTMVITNLYSVHFDEKYWSQPASFCPERFLDSTGNFVKRDAFLPFSVGRRQCLGEQLARMELFLFFTSLLQRFCLHFPQGFIPSLRPKLGMTLQPLAYSICAVRRQQ, encoded by the exons ATGTTTAGCCTGGACCTGGGAGGAATCTCCACCGTCATCCTCAACGGCTATGACCTCATTAAAGAGTGTCTGTACCACCAGAGTGAGGTGTTTGCAGACCGGCCCTCTCTGCCTTTATTCcagaaaatgactaaaatgggAG GACTTCTTAACTGCAAATATGGACGTGCGTGGATCGAACACCGAAAACTAGCCGTTAACTGCTTCCGCTGCTTCGGCAGTGGAGAGACGATGTTTCAGAAGATCTCAGAAGAGTGCATGTTCTTTGTAGATGCCATTGACATGCACAAAGGAAAACCTTTCAATCCCAAGCATCTTGTGACCAATGCCGTGTCCAATGTTACCAACCTCATAATATTTGGACAACGCTTCACTTACGATGACCATGACTTCCAGCACATGATCGAGATCTTCAGTGAGAACGTGGAGCTGGCAGCGAGCGCTTGGGCGTTCCTCTACAACGCCTTCCCCTGGATTGAGTATCTACCTTTTGGCAAGCACCAGAGGCTCTTCCGAAACGCCAAAAAGGTGTACGACTTCCTGCTGCAGATCATTGAACGTTTCTCGCAGGGCAGAGTGCAACAGGCGCCGAGACACTACATCGACGCCTACCTCGATGAGATGGAGCAGAGTGCTAGCGACAAGGCCACCTCTTTCTCCAGAGAGAATTTGATCTTCTCGGTGGGGGAGCTCATCATTGCAGGCACAGAGACCACCACCAATGCCCTGCGCTGGGCCATCCTATACCTGGGTCTCTATCCCAACATACAAG AGAAGGTTCACAAGGAGATCGATGCCGTCCTGAATGGCAGACCACCCACCCTGCAGGACAAGCAGAGGATGCCTTACGTGGACGCAGTGCTTCATGAAGTCCTGCGACTCTGCAACGTCGTCCCGCTGGGAATTTTCCGGGCCACTTCCCAGGACACAGTGGTGCGTGGCTACACAATCCCGCGGGACACCATGGTCATCACCAACCTGTATTCGGTGCACTTCGACGAGAAGTACTGGAGCCAACCTGCTTCCTTTTGTCCAGAGAGGTTTCTGGACAGCACGGGCAACTTCGTCAAACGAGATGCCTTCCTGCCCTTTTCTGTCG GCAGACGACAGTGCCTTGGCGAGCAGCTGGCCAGGATGGAGTtgttcctcttcttcacctcacTGCTGCAAAGATTCTGTCTGCACTTCCCCCAGGGCTTCATCCCAAGCCTGCGTCCCAAGCTGGGCATGACCCTGCAGCCGCTGGCCTACTCCATATGCGCCGTGAGGAGACAGCAGTGA